In Magnolia sinica isolate HGM2019 chromosome 12, MsV1, whole genome shotgun sequence, a single genomic region encodes these proteins:
- the LOC131220337 gene encoding uncharacterized protein LOC131220337, with the protein MGFLGFFKVLYSTVRNACRRLYNLGCAAVRKIWPAGVSESLHLTAVKLTKTVTNTCKSSYDLCCAAVRKVVNAVRVAGEQILKDYLSDSQSREKIGQIATTIVKYEADVAARTFLRRGTGWLHVYNLVRNELLYLLPSNHGSRNSKCSKEMMEEMKREMMEEMEEQMDKMHEVIDKKMEEMEKKMDKIQEEINNINYHNKIILERTKRCESPGGNISLRISTKTPDLGTLTCSQPAPPVVIVNPSQMSASTTLRIRNLPMATTTTSYNAAALPQPAPPVVIVNPSQMSASTTLRRRIRNLPMATTTTSYNAAALPLPYCRPVRSCRPTTHHHPNPLQQPSFCFPLSPFSSKSLPCHRAAH; encoded by the exons atgggatttttgggatttttcaaaGTCTTGTATTCAACCGTTAGAAACGCCTGTCGAAGATTGTACAATCTGGGCTGTGCTGCCGTTAGGAAGATCTGGCCTGCCGGAGTTTCGGAATCCTTGCACTTGACGGCCGTTAAACTCACAAAAACCGTTACCAACACCTGCAAGAGTTCGTACGACCTGTGCTGTGCTGCCGTTAGGAAGGTCGTTAACGCCGTTAGAGTGGCCGGAGAGCAGATC TTGAAGGATTACCTGTCCGATTCTCAAAGCAGGGAGAAGATCGGACAGATTGCAACGACTATCGTGAAATATGAGGCCGATGTGGCCGCGAGGACGTTTCTCAGACGCGGCACCG GTTGGTTACATGTCTATAACCTTGTTCGAAATGAACTCTTGTATCTACTCCCGTCCAATCATGGCAGCAGGAATTCCAAATGTTCCAAGGAAATGATGGAAGAGATGAAAAGGGAAATGATGGAAGAGATGGAAGAGCagatggataaaatgcatgaagtaATTGATAAGAAGATGGAAGAGATGGAAAAGAAGATGGATAAAATACAGGAAGAAATAAATAACATCAATTACCATAACAAGATAATCCTCGAGCGTACTAAGCGATGTGAATCTCCTGGTGGAAACATTTCACTTAGAATCAGTACAAAAACTCCAGATCTGGGTACTTTGACCTGCTCACAACCCGCACCACCTGTTGTCATTGTCAACCCATCACAGATGTCAGCTTCTACCACACTCCGAATTCGGAACCTGCCCATGGCGACTACCACCACCAGCTACAATGCTGCTGCACTGCCTCAACCCGCACCACCTGTTGTCATTGTCAACCCATCACAGATGTCAGCTTCCACCACACTCCGACGTCGAATTCGGAACCTGCCCATGGCGACTACCACCACCAGCTACAATGCTGCTGCACTGCCTCTTCCCTATTGCCGCCCTGTCCGGAGCTGCAGAccaacaacccatcaccacccAAATCCTCTACAACAGCCCTCTTTTtgttttcctctctctcctttttcttcgaAGTCTCTGCCGTGCCACCGAGCTGCCCACTGA